One window from the genome of Cyclobacterium amurskyense encodes:
- the ruvX gene encoding Holliday junction resolvase RuvX: protein MARILAIDLGTKRTGLAVTDPLMIVASPLETIPTHQLLEYLKSYTSREEVSAIVLGWPKSLDGTDTNMTQPVVSLEKRLRKTFPNIKVELVDERFTSKMAMQSMISMGSKKKDRKEKAGNLDKISAAIILQTYLNRK, encoded by the coding sequence ATGGCTAGGATACTGGCCATTGACCTTGGAACTAAGCGGACTGGCTTAGCTGTTACTGATCCTTTAATGATTGTAGCAAGTCCCTTGGAAACTATACCTACACACCAATTGTTGGAATATTTAAAGAGTTATACAAGCAGGGAAGAGGTCTCGGCAATTGTATTGGGATGGCCCAAATCTTTGGATGGGACAGACACGAACATGACGCAGCCTGTTGTATCTTTAGAGAAAAGATTAAGAAAAACTTTTCCCAATATAAAAGTTGAATTGGTGGACGAACGCTTCACATCCAAAATGGCCATGCAATCCATGATCAGTATGGGAAGCAAGAAAAAAGACAGAAAAGAAAAGGCGGGCAACCTGGATAAAATCAGTGCCGCTATAATTTTACAAACATACTTAAATAGAAAATGA